Proteins co-encoded in one Stomoxys calcitrans chromosome 5, idStoCalc2.1, whole genome shotgun sequence genomic window:
- the LOC106094319 gene encoding arylalkylamine N-acetyltransferase-like 2 produces the protein MCATSTLLCSHLVIQKISSLRPLLHWRKYDHRHGVIQSLLYGHFNRSISTTQQKAEDICIRVIKPADRQRVLDFLRIHFYCDKPYVVATTANINNTALTEPDKADEDYNISKIEHGTCLMAVDQQSQATVGVLLAGPKGPNEAELLSIRAAKEGLTKWSVILKLWERAERESNVYKRYGVQRVLHCTAMAVDRKIRGKKIGARLFNELQVLGKTWNYELMTGDCTSYYSSKLCKQLGWECVNEIYYNEYVDENGHSMVNAKPPHVCCRTYAVRL, from the coding sequence ATGTGTGCGACTAGTACCTTATTGTGTTCGCATTTAGTTATTCAAAAGATCTCATCGTTGCGTCCACTACTCCACTGGCGCAAATACGACCATCGTCATGGCGTAATTCAAAGTCTGCTTTATGGTCATTTTAATAGAAGTATCTCAACCACTCAACAAAAAGCTGAAGACATTTGCATTCGAGTCATCAAACCAGCGGATCGTCAGCGAGTTTTAGATTTTCTACGTATCCACTTCTATTGTGACAAACCATATGTGGTGGCCACTACAGCGAATATCAACAACACAGCATTGACCGAGCCCGATAAGGCCGATGAGGACTACAATATTTCGAAAATTGAACATGGAACATGCCTTATGGCTGTGGACCAGCAGAGCCAAGCTACTGTAGGTGTTTTGCTAGCAGGACCAAAAGGTCCCAATGAAGCCGAATTATTGTCCATACGAGCCGCTAAGGAGGGGCTCACAAAATGGAGTGTTATTCTCAAGTTATGGGAACGTGCCGAGAGAGAGTCAAATGTCTACAAACGTTATGGAGTGCAAAGAGTTCTTCATTGTACAGCCATGGCTGTGGATAGGAAAATTCGCGGTAAAAAAATTGGTGCGCGTTTATTTAACGAACTGCAGGTGTTGGGAAAAACTTGGAATTATGAACTGATGACTGGAGACTGCACCAGTTACTATTCCTCAAAGTTGTGCAAACAACTAGGCTGGGAATGTGTGAATGAGATCTACTACAATGAGTATGTGGATGAAAATGGGCATTCAATGGTTAATGCCAAGCCTCCCCATGTGTGCTGCAGGACATACGCGGTAAGACTATGA
- the LOC106094318 gene encoding arylalkylamine N-acetyltransferase-like 2 — MCATSTLLCSHLVIQKISLLRPLLHWRKYEHRHGLIQSLLYGHFNRSISTTQRKAKDICIRVIKPADRQRVLEFLRIHFYCDKPYVVATTANINNTALTEPDKADEDYNISKIEHGTCLMAVDQQSQATVGVLLAGPKGPNEAELLSIRAAKEGLTKWSVILKLWERAERESNVYKRYGVQRVLHCTVLAVDRNIRGKRIGARLFNELQELGKTWNYELVTVDCTSYYSSKLCKQLGWECVNEIYYNEYVNENGHAMVNAKPPHVCCRTYAVRL, encoded by the coding sequence ATGTGTGCGACTAGTACCTTATTGTGTTCGCATTTAGTTATTCAAAAGATCTCATTGTTGCGTCCACTACTTCACTGGCGCAAATACGAGCATCGTCATGGCCTAATTCAAAGTCTGCTTTATGGTCATTTTAATAGAAGTATCTCAACCACTCAACGAAAAGCTAAAGACATTTGCATTCGAGTCATCAAACCAGCGGATCGTCAGCGAGTTTTAGAATTTCTACGTATCCACTTCTATTGTGACAAACCATATGTGGTGGCCACTACAGCGAATATCAACAACACAGCATTGACTGAGCCCGATAAGGCCGATGAGGACTACAATATTTCGAAAATTGAACATGGAACATGCCTTATGGCTGTGGACCAGCAGAGCCAAGCTACTGTAGGTGTTTTGCTAGCAGGACCAAAAGGTCCCAATGAAGCCGAATTATTGTCCATACGAGCCGCTAAGGAGGGGCTCACAAAATGGAGTGTTATTCTCAAGTTATGGGAACGTGCCGAGAGAGAGTCAAATGTCTACAAACGTTATGGAGTGCAAAGAGTTCTTCATTGTACAGTCTTGGCTGTGGACAGGAATATTCGCGGCAAGAGAATTGGTGCGCGTTTATTTAACGAACTGCAGGAGTTGGGAAAAACTTGGAATTATGAACTGGTGACTGTTGACTGCACCAGTTACTATTCCTCAAAGTTGTGCAAACAACTAGGCTGGGAATGTGTGAATGAGATCTACTACAATGAGTATGTGAATGAAAATGGGCATGCAATGGTTAATGCCAAGCCTCCCCATGTGTGCTGCAGGACATATGCGGTAAGACTATGA